From the genome of Colletotrichum destructivum chromosome 10, complete sequence, one region includes:
- a CDS encoding uncharacterized protein (Putative zn(2)Cys(6) fungal-type DNA-binding domain, transcription factor domain, fungi) produces the protein MTQAVKRACDACHRRKVKCDGVNPCRNCHTAQLSCTYNAIPQKKGPKGSRAKVISELRETQRQTSLSARVQNRMNGIPNPPGPAALAPTPGLLSADLVKDCLEFYFANLYEKMPILDRRQIDLQLPYIEQNRDTYCLMTSLCAFMMLQPGMSMPPGDPYNLDVMPGATIVASQLLLDETLQVRKGYDYLESMTFNTLATNFFVYGCYHGLELHDKAWFHLREAATMMHLNGMIKEETYHGPQWDNAESSRRRRLYWLFYIMERAHAIQRQRPLTLQASINPPNSADDPSDPLSHQLNSFIMLVNLFRPFDDAFTTVWNKTRSNLYVATLQKQLNEVLPTYLCQDGQLSDLRTNQQWLKSTVWQLTHGNMNSQNEENMNFNYPVDLSRELLMTLASHFPGQGMELMGSGLIEKLFEISCNMTDFLAVQPAARDPFTVGPREQLNQTLNIVAVLRHGDHRFLPLLLSKVAEIMPRLTNPMLQNAPENSNLGNIDIFDGFGNAGMAQPPPQMQMQMDTEYERKFPSADYEKKYNMSDVNSSSSETNTVAASSTGAPSVPPVTAADINSPFASSPAIMSPPMEYPHNGMNDYGCTPMPDMVMSPMGQNASAMTGSSTINTQHQRQQQSHHLMQNQCMTPQQQMQPGMSQHHPHNIQQGNINSPSIQGQQQGLGSGSIPTSHPMGPGGNNLMNSIPRQQPQRASSSFAIQQQPIPRTVGDFHALQRANSDIPGLSGIATEMDFNTLR, from the exons ACCTACAATGCCATCCCACAGAAGAAGGGCCCCAAGGGCTCACGCGCAAAGGTCATCAGCGAATTGAGGGAAACTCAGCGACAGACCAGCCTGTCCGCCAGGGTCCAGAACCGCATGAACGGAATCCCGAACCCTCCTGGCCCCGCGGCCCTCGCCCCGACCCCCGGCCTGCTCTCGGCCGATCTCGTCAAGGATTGCCTCGAGTTCTACTTCGCAAACCTCTACGAGAAGATGCCcatcctcgaccgccgccagATCGACCTGCAACTCCCCTACATTGAACAGAACCGCGATACCTACTGCCTCATGACCTCGCTGTGCGCTTTCATGATGCTCCAGCCCGGCATGTCGATGCCCCCGGGCGACCCCTACAACCTCGATGTAATGCCCGGCGCCACCATCGTCGCGAGTCAGCTGCTCTTGGACGAGACTTTGCAGGTGCGCAAAGGATACGACTATCTGGAAAGTATGACTTTCAACACCCTCGCCACCAACTTCTTCGTGTACGGATGCTACCACGGCCTCGAACTACACGACAAGGCTTGGTTCCATCTCCGGGAGGCTGCAACCATGATGCACCTCAACGGCATGATTAAGGAAGAGACATATCACGGTCCACAATGGGACAATGCCGAGTCGTCTCGCAGGAGGCGCCTTTACTGGCTGTTCTACATCATGGAAAG GGCCCACGCCATCCAGCGCCAGCGACCTTTGACACTGCAGGCCTCCATCAACCCCCCCAACTCCGCCGACGACCCGAGCGACCCCCTCAGCCATCAGCTCAACAGCTTTATCATGCTCGTCAACCTCTTCCGACCCTTTGACGACGCCTTCACCACCGTCTGGAACAAGACCCGGAGCAACCTCTACGTTGCGACCCTCCAGAAACAATTGAACGAGGTCCTGCCTACATATCTCTGCCAAGATGGCCAGCTGTCAGACCTGCGCACGAACCAGCAGTGGCTCAAGAGCACCGTCTGGCAGTTGACACACGGCAACATGAACTCGCAGAACGAAGAGAACATGAACTTTAATTACCCCGTTGATCTGTCCCGCGAGCTCTTGATGACCTTGGCGTCTCACTTCCCTGGACAAGGCATGGAGTTGATGGGATCCGGTTTG ATTGAAAAGCTGTTCGAGATCAGCTGCAACATGACCGATTTCCTCGCTGTGCAACCCGCAGCCCGCGACCCGTTCACTGTCGGCCCTCGCGAGCAGCTCAACCAGACGCTCAACATTgtcgccgtcctccgtcACGGCGACCATCGCTTCTTGCCCCTGCTCCTGAGCAAAGTTGCCGAGATCATGCCTCGCCTGACCAACCCCATGCTGCAGAACGCGCCCGAAAACTCGAACCTGGGCAACATCGACATTTTCGATGGCTTTGGCAATGCGGGCATGGCTCAGCCGCCTCCtcagatgcagatgcagatggaCACCGAGTACGAGCGCAAGTTTCCTTCCGCCGACTACGAAAAGAAGTACAACATGTCGGAcgtcaacagcagcagcagcgagacCAACACCGTCGCTGCCTCGTCCACGGGTGCACCGTCCGTCCCTCCGGTGACTGCTGCAGATATCAACTCGCCTTTTGCTAGTTCACCCGCCATCATGTCTCCACCAATGGAGTATCCCCACAACGGAATGAACGACTATGGGTGCACTCCGATGCCCGATATGGTCATGAGCCCGATGGGCCAAAACGCATCGGCGATGACTGGATCAAGCACCATCAACACTCAGCATcagcgccagcagcagtCGCATCACTTGATGCAGAACCAATGCATGAcaccgcagcagcagatgcagCCCGGCATGAGTCAGCATCATCCTCACAACATTCAACAAGGCAACATCAATTCACCGTCGATccaagggcagcagcaaggCCTGGGATCGGGCTCGATTCCGACATCACATCCCATGGGTCCGGGTGGGAATAACCTGATGAACTCCATACCCcggcagcagccgcagcgCGCTAGTAGCAGTTTCGCCATCCAGCAACAGCCGATACCACGCACCGTGGGCGATTTCCATGCTTTGCAACGGGCAAACTCCGACATCCCGGGTCTATCCGGCATAGCCACGGAGATGGATTTTAACACGCTTCGTTGA